One window of Eisenibacter elegans DSM 3317 genomic DNA carries:
- a CDS encoding PP2C family protein-serine/threonine phosphatase, which yields MSKLYANILALFEPSSHLNLLPENRKDFAVTALAAVIGAVAHSIFLALFWAFEVSFMVYFNVGSILIFICMFFLNRYTVGNWGALVNLASLEVIVHAICAVVILGWDSNFHLYLFAPVLLLFLILRRSIFNLSLLVFAGSSVASYITLALYTHYHLPLQVISDVGMDIFSVMNIVNVMFILVIITAYYNYAANKAAQEVAVKNEELMSLNEELLQQADMLQIQTQELELANQYTNESIQYALRIQQATLPSETGLSRLFGQDRVMVLYKPKDVISGDFYWVGEKNALKIIVVADCTGHGVPGAMLTMIGRSLLNHIIMEKGITAPNLILDALQAYFSDLFSDTHNIRDGMDVGVVCIDAETKRLYFAGARIPLTYLQNEQIHTIRGDKMAIGDAGGKLTTVDKFTTHQVDIAEPTMLYLYTDGYQDQFGGPKDQKFYATQLKDLFVQLHKKPVDQQYTELYAIFEHWKRGNTQTDDVTILGIRVG from the coding sequence ATGTCAAAGCTTTATGCCAATATTTTAGCTTTATTTGAACCCTCTTCTCATCTAAATCTACTGCCTGAAAACCGCAAAGACTTTGCTGTTACCGCCCTCGCAGCAGTGATTGGGGCGGTGGCGCACAGCATATTTTTGGCGCTTTTTTGGGCTTTTGAAGTATCTTTTATGGTCTACTTCAACGTCGGCAGCATCCTGATTTTTATATGTATGTTTTTCCTCAATCGCTACACGGTTGGCAATTGGGGCGCATTGGTCAATCTGGCATCGCTAGAAGTGATTGTACACGCCATTTGTGCTGTGGTGATTTTAGGCTGGGACTCCAATTTTCATCTTTATCTTTTTGCTCCTGTATTGTTGCTTTTTCTGATTCTTCGGAGAAGCATTTTCAACCTATCGTTATTGGTGTTTGCGGGCTCTTCTGTGGCGAGCTATATTACCTTGGCACTGTATACGCACTATCATCTTCCGCTACAGGTCATTTCGGATGTGGGGATGGATATTTTCTCAGTGATGAATATCGTGAATGTGATGTTCATTCTGGTAATCATCACCGCATACTACAATTATGCGGCCAACAAGGCTGCGCAAGAGGTGGCGGTGAAAAATGAGGAGCTGATGTCGCTCAACGAAGAACTATTACAACAGGCCGATATGTTGCAAATACAAACGCAAGAGCTTGAATTAGCCAATCAATATACCAATGAAAGCATTCAATATGCCCTTCGAATTCAGCAGGCAACCCTCCCTTCGGAAACCGGCCTGAGCCGCTTGTTTGGCCAAGACCGGGTGATGGTGTTGTATAAGCCCAAAGATGTGATTTCGGGCGATTTTTATTGGGTTGGCGAAAAAAATGCCCTCAAAATCATCGTGGTCGCTGATTGTACCGGGCACGGCGTACCCGGTGCAATGCTGACGATGATAGGCCGAAGCTTGCTCAACCATATCATTATGGAGAAGGGCATTACAGCTCCCAACCTGATTTTGGATGCACTACAAGCGTATTTTTCCGACCTCTTCAGTGATACGCATAACATACGCGACGGTATGGATGTGGGCGTGGTCTGTATCGATGCCGAGACCAAAAGGCTTTATTTTGCCGGTGCTCGAATCCCGCTGACATATCTTCAGAATGAACAAATACACACTATTAGGGGCGATAAAATGGCTATTGGTGATGCGGGGGGAAAGCTGACTACCGTCGATAAGTTTACAACACACCAAGTCGATATTGCCGAGCCTACTATGCTCTATCTCTATACTGATGGATATCAAGATCAGTTTGGAGGGCCTAAAGACCAAAAGTTCTATGCTACACAACTTAAAGACTTATTTGTACAACTACACAAAAAGCCTGTTGACCAACAATATACCGAGCTATATGCTATTTTTGAGCACTGGAAAAGAGGGAATACACAAACAGATGATGTTACCATTTTGGGAATCCGTGTGGGCTAA
- the purL gene encoding phosphoribosylformylglycinamidine synthase subunit PurL: MTSVDTAKELGLLPEEFEKIKDILGRVPNFTELSAYAVMWSEHCSYKNSIVWLKKLPKSSPRMLAEAGQENAGLVDIGDGLACAFKIESHNHPSALEPYQGAATGVGGINRDIFTMGARPIAQLNTLRFGEPQLDHTKHLLRGVVKGIGDYGNAFGVPTVGGEVFFDKCYNTNPLVNAFSAGIVETDKIASAISYGVGNPVFIVGSATGKDGIHGAAFASKDITEDSIKDLPAVQVGDPFQEKLLLEATLEVIATGHVIGVQDMGAAGVICSTAEMSAKGEHGMDIQLDKVPLRQANMLPFEILLSESQERMLIVVKKGYEADILRIFDKWDLNCVQIGEVTASKELRFFMNGELAAQMPAESLVLGGGAPVYHREYQEPAYFKAYQQFDIAQVPEPKTLAEYQNIARHLLSHPNIASKRWVYEQYDSMVGTANMNSCEPADAAVVRVKGTDKAIVITVDCNARYVHAHPEVGAMIAVCESARNVVCAGGEPVAITNNLNFGNPYNPEVYWQFVGSVQGIINACEKLGTPVTGGNVSFYNQSATVDKNGGNVTNAVFPTPTIGMLGLMENLAHRTTLDFKAEGDAIYLLGTLRNDLASAEYLYSYHNIAASPAPFFDLDEEHKLQATLLKAIRAGLVASAHDVSDGGLFVALTESALPRQLGVEVSLSLPQGLRKDAALFGESQSRVVVSVKPENTVAFEQLMQAQGQAAARIGTVRGKAIRIDGDVLIELSEAADLYDNSLGRLMA, encoded by the coding sequence ATGACAAGCGTAGATACTGCCAAAGAATTGGGCCTATTGCCCGAAGAGTTTGAAAAAATCAAAGATATTTTGGGACGTGTGCCCAATTTTACCGAGCTATCGGCCTATGCCGTGATGTGGTCGGAGCACTGCTCTTACAAAAACTCCATCGTATGGCTCAAGAAACTGCCCAAAAGCTCGCCCCGTATGTTGGCTGAAGCCGGGCAGGAAAACGCTGGCTTGGTAGATATTGGCGACGGGCTTGCCTGCGCTTTCAAAATCGAATCACACAACCACCCCTCAGCACTAGAGCCTTACCAAGGGGCCGCTACCGGCGTGGGAGGTATCAACCGCGATATTTTTACGATGGGCGCCAGGCCTATTGCCCAGCTCAATACCCTGCGCTTCGGAGAGCCACAGCTCGACCATACCAAGCACCTGCTGCGCGGCGTGGTCAAAGGAATCGGGGACTATGGCAACGCTTTTGGCGTACCTACAGTAGGTGGAGAGGTGTTTTTTGACAAATGCTACAACACCAACCCGCTGGTCAATGCCTTCTCGGCCGGTATTGTGGAAACAGATAAAATCGCCAGCGCTATTTCGTATGGTGTGGGCAACCCTGTCTTTATTGTGGGCTCAGCCACCGGCAAAGACGGCATCCACGGAGCGGCTTTTGCCTCCAAAGACATTACCGAAGATTCTATCAAAGACTTGCCCGCCGTACAAGTAGGCGACCCCTTCCAAGAAAAACTCCTGCTCGAAGCCACGCTCGAAGTCATCGCTACCGGGCACGTCATCGGGGTACAGGATATGGGCGCTGCCGGTGTGATTTGCTCTACTGCCGAAATGAGCGCCAAAGGCGAGCACGGGATGGACATCCAGCTCGACAAAGTGCCCCTACGCCAAGCCAATATGCTGCCCTTTGAGATTCTACTCTCTGAGTCGCAAGAGCGGATGCTCATTGTAGTCAAAAAAGGATACGAGGCCGATATTTTACGTATTTTTGACAAGTGGGACCTGAACTGTGTACAAATCGGTGAAGTTACGGCTTCCAAAGAACTGCGCTTTTTTATGAATGGCGAGCTGGCGGCTCAGATGCCCGCCGAGTCATTGGTCTTGGGCGGAGGCGCTCCCGTATACCACCGCGAGTACCAAGAGCCGGCGTATTTTAAAGCATACCAACAGTTTGACATCGCACAAGTACCCGAACCTAAGACACTTGCCGAATACCAAAACATTGCCCGGCACTTGCTCAGCCACCCCAATATTGCCTCCAAGCGTTGGGTATATGAACAATACGACTCGATGGTCGGTACGGCCAATATGAACTCTTGCGAGCCTGCCGATGCGGCAGTAGTACGGGTAAAGGGTACTGACAAGGCCATTGTCATTACAGTAGACTGTAACGCACGTTATGTACACGCCCATCCAGAGGTAGGGGCAATGATTGCGGTCTGCGAATCGGCACGCAATGTGGTATGCGCCGGAGGCGAGCCCGTAGCCATTACCAACAACCTCAACTTCGGCAACCCCTACAACCCAGAGGTATACTGGCAGTTTGTAGGCAGTGTGCAGGGCATTATCAATGCTTGCGAAAAGCTGGGCACGCCCGTAACCGGTGGCAATGTGAGTTTCTACAACCAGTCTGCTACGGTAGACAAAAACGGCGGAAACGTAACCAATGCTGTCTTCCCTACGCCTACTATCGGGATGCTGGGGCTGATGGAAAATCTAGCGCACCGCACCACGCTCGACTTCAAAGCCGAAGGCGATGCCATCTATCTACTTGGCACACTGCGCAACGACTTGGCCAGCGCCGAGTACCTCTACAGTTATCATAACATTGCGGCCTCGCCCGCCCCGTTTTTTGACCTCGACGAAGAGCACAAGCTACAAGCCACGTTGCTCAAAGCCATTCGCGCAGGCTTGGTAGCTTCCGCACACGATGTATCCGATGGAGGCCTGTTTGTAGCCCTCACAGAGTCGGCCCTGCCTCGTCAATTGGGCGTAGAGGTTAGCCTGTCCTTACCACAAGGTCTGCGTAAAGACGCTGCCCTCTTTGGCGAAAGCCAGAGCCGGGTGGTCGTTTCGGTGAAGCCCGAAAATACCGTTGCTTTCGAACAACTGATGCAAGCCCAAGGCCAAGCCGCTGCGCGCATCGGCACGGTAAGAGGGAAGGCCATCCGCATCGATGGTGATGTCCTCATCGAACTGAGCGAAGCCGCCGACCTTTATGATAACAGCCTAGGCCGCTTGATGGCTTAA
- a CDS encoding leucine-rich repeat domain-containing protein codes for MLAIEDLSSLKHIDLSHNQLTDTKAFKKMVNLETLNLNANKLTETSSLIYLTRLKTLDLSENRLTNINSLSMIKNIESLDLSNNQITDLSPLHHLTQLKVLNLSGNKVRNISALESLTNLSVLNLSNNEIDLEQIQVLRAFLNSCDIKY; via the coding sequence GTGTTGGCTATCGAAGACCTCTCTTCGCTCAAACACATCGACTTGAGCCATAATCAACTCACTGATACCAAGGCGTTTAAAAAGATGGTCAACCTCGAAACCCTCAACCTCAACGCCAATAAACTCACCGAAACAAGTTCGCTTATTTATCTTACCCGACTCAAGACCTTGGATTTGAGCGAGAACCGCCTCACCAATATCAATAGTCTCAGTATGATTAAAAACATCGAGAGCCTAGACTTGAGCAACAACCAAATCACAGACCTCAGCCCACTACATCACCTTACTCAACTCAAGGTGCTGAATCTCAGTGGAAATAAGGTGCGCAACATCAGTGCCCTTGAGTCGCTAACAAATCTCAGTGTACTCAATTTGAGCAACAACGAGATAGATTTGGAGCAAATCCAAGTACTGCGGGCTTTCTTAAATAGCTGCGATATCAAGTATTAA
- a CDS encoding NACHT domain-containing protein → MTRKLKEALHPYYTDQEIEKATQYYIASKCQNIAPSKEDEPGRTHAFATKQLLIPFFTKHAFRSNGKKETDKFYIILADSGMGKTTFMINLYLNFMKEQKDYIIRLFPLGYPNVLDDITRIPEEEQKRTILLLDAFDEDNEAIKDYRNRLRDILDKVGKFREVVLTCRTQFFPSEEEEPKETGIISINDRGKEFVFRKLYLSPFDDKDIKKYLDKKYSFFQFAKKKKATQIVRQSPSLMVRPMLLSYIDDLLQSNRRYKYTYQIYEELIDKWIDREVNRRSAGKEAYKQDLYKFSKTVAIDIYLKRRERNGFIIHPHEIKPLSDTHGITLNDLELKSRSLLNRNAKGQYKFSHKSILEYFLALEAFNNVEFEKQMDFDNMEQAALFLDEMYFEEAKTLKGKFKISKNDDSRDLNEIEARELKKVRYISLKKITDQDLKVLRGFRNLERLQIGNIWRASASNAY, encoded by the coding sequence ATGACACGCAAATTAAAGGAAGCTTTGCATCCTTATTATACCGACCAAGAAATAGAAAAGGCGACTCAATATTACATAGCGAGCAAATGCCAAAATATTGCCCCTTCCAAAGAAGACGAGCCAGGGCGTACACACGCATTTGCCACCAAACAACTCCTCATTCCTTTTTTTACCAAACACGCCTTTCGATCCAACGGCAAGAAAGAAACTGATAAATTCTATATCATCTTGGCCGACTCCGGAATGGGAAAGACAACTTTTATGATCAATCTGTACCTCAACTTTATGAAGGAACAGAAAGATTATATCATCCGCCTTTTTCCGCTGGGATACCCCAATGTGTTGGACGATATTACCCGAATACCAGAAGAGGAACAGAAAAGAACCATTCTCCTGCTCGATGCTTTTGATGAAGACAATGAGGCCATCAAAGATTATCGTAACCGCTTGCGTGATATTCTCGACAAAGTAGGGAAATTTAGAGAGGTTGTATTGACTTGTAGGACGCAATTTTTCCCCTCCGAAGAAGAAGAACCCAAGGAAACTGGCATTATCAGTATCAATGACCGGGGCAAGGAGTTTGTCTTCAGAAAGCTTTACCTCTCCCCTTTTGATGACAAAGACATCAAAAAGTACCTTGATAAGAAATACAGCTTTTTTCAGTTTGCTAAAAAGAAAAAAGCCACTCAGATTGTGCGTCAATCGCCAAGCCTGATGGTGCGGCCAATGCTCTTGAGCTATATCGATGACCTACTTCAGAGCAACCGCCGCTACAAGTATACTTACCAAATCTATGAAGAGCTGATAGACAAGTGGATAGACCGCGAGGTGAACCGCCGAAGCGCCGGAAAAGAGGCCTACAAGCAAGATCTGTACAAATTTTCTAAAACGGTAGCCATCGATATTTACCTCAAACGCCGCGAGCGCAATGGTTTTATCATCCACCCCCACGAAATCAAGCCGCTCTCCGATACTCACGGCATCACCCTCAACGACCTAGAGCTCAAAAGCCGCTCCCTGCTCAATCGTAACGCCAAGGGGCAGTATAAGTTCTCTCACAAATCTATCTTGGAGTATTTCTTGGCGCTCGAAGCCTTCAACAATGTAGAGTTTGAAAAACAGATGGATTTCGACAATATGGAGCAGGCCGCCTTGTTTCTGGATGAAATGTATTTTGAAGAAGCCAAAACACTCAAAGGCAAGTTTAAAATCAGCAAAAACGATGACAGCCGCGACCTCAACGAAATCGAAGCCCGCGAGCTCAAAAAAGTACGCTATATCTCGCTCAAAAAAATCACCGACCAAGACCTCAAGGTCTTGCGGGGCTTCCGCAACTTGGAGCGCCTGCAAATAGGCAATATCTGGCGGGCGAGCGCCTCAAACGCCTACTAA
- a CDS encoding DUF6150 family protein — translation MYPFRHIKFWLLVLCCWGSCALILQAQAVFVTPYPQEADIRVFVTNNQFQADLVVFKVPFITDITQPGYWYFAEYEFDAQRKICFVKNVYEAHLIIYYTKHRVEAGWRRPDKSYLFR, via the coding sequence ATGTATCCATTTCGACACATAAAATTTTGGCTTTTGGTGCTCTGCTGCTGGGGGAGTTGTGCCCTTATCCTGCAAGCGCAGGCCGTATTTGTTACGCCTTATCCACAAGAGGCGGATATTCGGGTGTTCGTAACCAATAATCAGTTTCAGGCTGATTTGGTGGTTTTTAAAGTTCCTTTTATTACCGACATCACGCAGCCCGGATATTGGTATTTTGCTGAATATGAGTTTGATGCGCAGCGAAAAATCTGTTTTGTCAAAAATGTTTATGAGGCGCACTTGATTATTTATTACACCAAACATCGGGTAGAAGCAGGTTGGCGCAGGCCAGACAAGAGCTATCTTTTCCGTTAG
- a CDS encoding WG repeat-containing protein yields MPQQSPSHRPNPWIQAIFLTLIVGLVVLLAIRWWYGSPLKGMFRWSGELVVDTRDTQADTQPKPADSLGLPVDKDKKVAMQVETFYDGIARFEQGGKYGYIRKDKQVLIPAQFDNADVKFVEGMAWVRKNDKYGYVNQNTGKIEIPPLYDEAGRFYQGFATVRLGSRTGKLNQQGLAYGIDAPAEDILKDPYFRERFEYIGAFRGEGAEARARIRDFEGLWGFMDKQGTVVVPPQYDAADDYNGRTAWVQYQGRCGLIKLDGEPLLPIEYEEIAPRYFAEALVRVRQKGKYGFANQEGRVVAPPIYEQAGYFREGLAAVRKNNKYGFIDEKGTLAIPLRYDEITFYETHYGFYNGKAKMRVGNRQGYVYRDGSEWWFE; encoded by the coding sequence ATGCCCCAACAATCGCCCTCACACCGCCCCAATCCTTGGATTCAAGCCATTTTTTTGACCCTTATTGTCGGTTTGGTGGTCTTGCTAGCTATCCGATGGTGGTATGGCAGCCCGCTCAAAGGAATGTTTCGATGGAGTGGCGAGCTAGTCGTGGATACCCGTGATACACAGGCAGATACCCAGCCCAAACCCGCGGATTCGCTTGGCTTGCCTGTTGACAAAGACAAGAAGGTGGCGATGCAAGTGGAAACTTTTTATGATGGCATTGCTCGTTTCGAACAAGGGGGCAAGTATGGGTATATCCGAAAAGACAAACAGGTGTTGATTCCGGCACAGTTTGACAATGCCGATGTCAAGTTTGTGGAAGGAATGGCTTGGGTACGAAAAAACGACAAATATGGGTATGTTAATCAAAATACTGGAAAAATAGAAATTCCACCGCTTTATGATGAGGCAGGGCGCTTCTACCAAGGCTTTGCTACCGTACGGCTAGGCTCGCGTACGGGCAAACTCAACCAACAGGGCCTAGCCTATGGGATAGATGCACCGGCAGAGGATATTCTCAAAGACCCCTACTTCCGAGAGCGTTTTGAATACATTGGGGCTTTTAGGGGAGAGGGCGCAGAGGCCAGAGCGCGCATCCGCGATTTTGAAGGGCTTTGGGGCTTTATGGACAAACAGGGCACGGTCGTAGTGCCTCCTCAATACGATGCCGCCGATGATTATAACGGACGCACTGCTTGGGTACAATACCAAGGCCGATGTGGTTTGATAAAGCTCGATGGAGAGCCACTGCTGCCAATAGAGTATGAGGAAATTGCACCACGCTATTTTGCCGAGGCCTTGGTGCGTGTCCGACAAAAAGGCAAGTATGGGTTTGCCAACCAAGAGGGCCGAGTCGTTGCCCCGCCTATCTACGAGCAAGCCGGCTATTTCAGAGAGGGGCTGGCCGCTGTCCGCAAAAACAACAAGTATGGCTTTATCGACGAAAAGGGAACGCTGGCTATCCCGCTGCGCTACGACGAAATCACCTTCTATGAAACACATTATGGGTTTTATAATGGTAAGGCCAAGATGAGGGTAGGCAATCGGCAGGGATATGTATACCGCGATGGCTCGGAGTGGTGGTTTGAGTAG
- a CDS encoding pyridoxal phosphate-dependent aminotransferase has translation MRQTLLREGANELSYEIRGIVKKAEQLQAMGLPIYWENIGDPIQKNNQVPQWMKDIVMALLQDNNTYGYCHSKGVLATREFLAAETNALGGVQITPDDILFFNGLGDAIGKIYQYLRPTARIIGPSPAYSTHSSAEAAHANHHPLTYKLDPDNHWYPDMDDLYQKVKYNPNIVGILIINPDNPTGMVYPPEILRRFVEIAREFSLFLISDEIYLNIHYNGQTPLALAQFIQDVPGIAMRGISKEIPWPGARCGWVEYYNRQVDAQFAQLCNTLDNAKMIEVCATKLPQLALPLIKQDPRYAPYRMAENAKIGRRSKIIADILGGVPAIKFNETFGAFYNTIIFREGTLRPSGQQRMHIAHKGAADLLGQWLQAPNLAPDKAFVYNLLAAKGVCVVPISSFCSDLQGFRVTLLEEDEALLTHIFTSIRAGIEEYIYG, from the coding sequence ATGCGCCAGACCTTGCTGCGAGAAGGAGCCAACGAACTGAGCTACGAAATCCGAGGAATCGTCAAAAAAGCCGAGCAGTTGCAAGCAATGGGCTTGCCAATTTATTGGGAGAATATCGGTGACCCTATCCAAAAAAACAACCAAGTCCCACAATGGATGAAGGACATCGTGATGGCCTTGTTGCAAGACAACAACACTTATGGCTATTGTCATTCCAAAGGGGTATTGGCGACAAGGGAGTTTTTGGCTGCCGAAACCAATGCCTTGGGGGGCGTGCAAATCACCCCCGATGATATTTTGTTTTTCAATGGGCTAGGGGATGCTATTGGCAAAATTTATCAATACCTCCGCCCTACAGCACGTATTATTGGCCCCTCACCGGCTTATTCTACACACTCTTCGGCGGAGGCTGCCCACGCCAACCATCACCCACTGACCTATAAACTCGACCCCGACAACCATTGGTATCCCGATATGGACGACCTCTACCAGAAGGTCAAGTATAATCCCAATATCGTCGGTATTCTGATTATCAACCCTGATAATCCAACAGGGATGGTCTACCCGCCCGAAATCTTACGGCGCTTTGTGGAGATTGCGCGCGAGTTTTCGCTCTTCCTCATCAGCGACGAAATCTACCTCAATATCCACTATAATGGCCAAACTCCTTTGGCCTTGGCCCAGTTTATCCAAGATGTACCCGGGATTGCGATGCGCGGTATTTCCAAAGAAATCCCTTGGCCTGGTGCGCGATGTGGGTGGGTCGAATATTATAACCGCCAAGTTGATGCACAGTTTGCCCAGCTTTGCAACACCCTCGACAACGCCAAGATGATAGAAGTTTGTGCGACCAAACTCCCCCAGCTGGCGCTGCCCCTGATCAAACAAGACCCGCGATATGCTCCCTATCGTATGGCTGAAAATGCCAAGATAGGCCGCCGCAGCAAGATTATCGCCGACATCTTGGGCGGAGTGCCTGCGATTAAGTTCAACGAGACTTTTGGAGCTTTTTACAACACCATCATTTTCCGCGAAGGAACGCTGCGCCCCAGCGGCCAACAAAGGATGCATATTGCCCACAAAGGCGCGGCTGATTTGCTCGGTCAGTGGCTTCAAGCCCCCAATCTCGCGCCCGACAAGGCTTTTGTATACAACTTGCTGGCAGCTAAAGGGGTGTGTGTAGTTCCGATATCGTCTTTTTGCTCTGATTTACAAGGGTTTAGAGTCACACTTTTGGAAGAAGACGAAGCCTTGCTAACCCATATCTTTACCTCTATTCGTGCAGGCATCGAAGAGTATATCTATGGGTAG
- a CDS encoding SDR family NAD(P)-dependent oxidoreductase, whose product MAKHKPTLALITGATSGIGLAIAELLASEGVSLVLCGRRQDRLNALRTKLSDQVPVHTCNFDVRDAQAVQAAIDSLPAAFCHIDVLVNNAGNAHGLAPVEQADIADWDAMIDINVKGLLYVSKAVMPLMLAQQRGHIVNIGSIAGKEVYPNGSVYCASKFAVDALTQGMRMDLFKQGIRVSAVNPGLVETEFSLVRFKGDATRAKQVYQGINPLVAEDIADTVWYVITRPPHVNIAEMLVLPSDQAASTLVNRR is encoded by the coding sequence ATGGCTAAACACAAACCAACACTCGCACTCATTACCGGCGCTACTTCGGGCATAGGCTTGGCCATAGCCGAGCTATTGGCTTCCGAAGGAGTGAGCTTAGTCCTCTGTGGTCGTCGTCAGGATCGGCTGAATGCACTGCGTACCAAGCTCTCCGACCAAGTGCCTGTCCATACTTGCAACTTCGACGTACGTGATGCGCAGGCCGTTCAGGCAGCCATTGACAGCCTACCGGCGGCTTTCTGCCATATCGATGTATTGGTCAACAATGCTGGCAACGCACACGGGTTGGCACCGGTAGAGCAAGCTGATATTGCTGATTGGGATGCCATGATAGACATCAATGTGAAGGGGCTGCTCTATGTATCTAAAGCAGTGATGCCCCTGATGTTGGCACAACAACGCGGCCACATTGTCAATATAGGCTCTATAGCAGGCAAGGAGGTATACCCCAACGGCAGCGTATACTGTGCGTCTAAGTTTGCAGTAGATGCCCTTACCCAAGGAATGCGGATGGACTTGTTCAAACAAGGCATTCGGGTATCAGCAGTCAACCCTGGTCTGGTAGAGACAGAATTTTCTTTGGTGCGTTTCAAAGGCGATGCCACACGTGCCAAGCAAGTATACCAGGGAATAAATCCCTTGGTGGCCGAAGACATTGCTGATACAGTGTGGTATGTCATCACCCGCCCACCACACGTCAATATTGCCGAAATGTTGGTATTGCCCAGCGACCAAGCTGCCTCTACCTTGGTCAATCGGCGCTAG